In Zunongwangia sp. HGR-M22, the sequence TAACGTTTTTGAGATCTAATTCTTTTAACGCCTGAAGGTAATAGTAACGAACAGCCATACGATATTGGCCATTTTCAATAGCTTCTTTTATTAAAGCCGGGATATCAGCATTTTGGATTATTTCTTCTTCGTTATCTAGATTTACATTTGCCGCTTTTGGTTCTTGTAAAATGTTTTTACCGGGATTTATTCTCGTAAATAACCAGATCACCAAAATAACAATACCAACCAAAAGGATATAAGGAATTATTTTTATGATAAGCCCAAAAAAGCTGCCAGCATCATAATCTCCAAATAGCCAATTGAGGAATTGCTGATATTTTTGATTGATCCACTCTTTAAATTGCTGCCACCAGTTTTTATGTTGCTCTTCTTCTAAATAATTAAAATCTTCATTTTGTTTTAGATTTTCAATCGTAGTTTTTTCAAACTTAAGCGGACTTATATTATTATTTTCATCATAACGTACGCTTCTACTTTCACTTTCAGGTTCAGATTGGACAATAGAATCTTGCTGCGAAAACGCAAAATGGAAATTCAGTAATAAAAGAAAATAAATTAAGACTTTCATTCGCGATCGCTACCAAGCTTATCAATACTTTCAAAAGTTCCGGTAAAGTTTTTCTCTTCGTGTAAATGAAAATATAAAAGGCTAGTAAATAATGGTGTGATAATGTATAATACGTATTGCGCTATGGAAGAAAGCACAGATAGTATTATTAGAATTGGATCTTTACTTTGCATATTTTC encodes:
- a CDS encoding DUF4129 domain-containing protein, which translates into the protein MKVLIYFLLLLNFHFAFSQQDSIVQSEPESESRSVRYDENNNISPLKFEKTTIENLKQNEDFNYLEEEQHKNWWQQFKEWINQKYQQFLNWLFGDYDAGSFFGLIIKIIPYILLVGIVILVIWLFTRINPGKNILQEPKAANVNLDNEEEIIQNADIPALIKEAIENGQYRMAVRYYYLQALKELDLKNVIDFEAQKTNDDYISEISNSQLNNIFKKVTRIYNFIWYGDFQVSKEDFLLAEKGFSELNTNIKNTKNE